The Caulobacter sp. FWC2 region CGGTCGGCGACGACCGGCGAGACGATCTTGCGCTCCAGGGCGCCCTGGACGAGGTCCAGCGCCGAGGACCAGTCGCCGAACTCCAGCCGGGCCTCCAGCAGGGCGCGCCAGGCCCAGCGAGCTGTGCGGGCCAGGCCGTAGGCAGTCTCGGCGTGACGGATGGCGGTCGGGCGGTCGCCCTCGGCCTGCGCCGCCTGCATCAGCCCACGCAGGCCGGCCAGACGCATCTCGGGGAAGCCGAGCATCGCGTTGTAGGCGCTCTTGGCAGCGCCCATGTCGCCGGCCGCCTCGGCCGCCTGGGCGGCCAGCACGCGCACCAGAGCCGGAGCGTCCTCGGAGAGTTCAGCGGACTTCTGGGCCAGGCGGCGGGCCTCGGAACCGTCGCCGGCGGCGACCGCGAGGAAGCCGCGCGACAGGGCCTCGATCGCCGACTTGCGTTTGGCCTCGGCGCGGGCCCGGGCGGCGCGGCGCGGGGCCTCGACGATCCAGATGACGCCCCGCCAGAGCAGGGTGAACAGCAGAGCGGACAACAGGGTCAGCAGGGCCGCCGCCGCTGCAGTCATCTCGATGCGCCAGCCCATCCAGTCCAAAGCCGCGCGGCCGGGCTCGCCGGTCAGGGCCAGGACCGTGACCGCGACGGCGGCGACAAGGAAAAGGGCGAAGGCGACGCGGGTCATGGCTGCCCCTGGGCGCCGGTCCGCGCGACGCGAGACAGGTCGGTCAAAGCGTCGGCGCGGATGGCCGCCACGTGGCGGTCGATCTCGATGCGGCGGTTGGCGGCGTTGATCCACGGCGCCAGCACCACGCGGGCGGCGTCGGGCAGCGGGTCCAGAGCCTCAACCGCGCCCTCGACATCGCCGTCGTCCAGCAGGATCTGGGCGCGGGCCAGCATGGCGTCCGGCGTCGAGCCGGTGGTCGAACCGACGTGGCGGATCGAGACGATGCTGGAGAGGGCGTAGCGGATCCGCGAGAATAGGTCGGCGTCCGGGCCAGGATTGCGCGAGGCGCTGGCGGCGCGGCCAGCGAGCGCGCCGAACTGCACGGCCAGGCCGGCGCGAGTCGGGGCGCCCTTGGTCGCCAGTTCGCTCAGCGCGCGAAGGTCGGGCGAAGGCGGCAGCACGCGCTGCAGACCGGCCAGTTCCTGGCCGAACGGGCGCGAGGTCTCGGTGGCTTCCGCGAGCGCGGAGACCGCCAGGGCGGCGGTCGCGGCGTCGGTCACGCTTTTCTGGCTGGATTCCAAAGCAGCGATTCGGCCGTCCAGGCGCTCGAAATCGGCGGCCGGCGGCGCCACGGCGCTGGTCCCGGCGTCGACCGGCAGGGCCGAGCCCGTGGCGACGCGGTCGGCGACGGCGTGCGGGCTGGGTTCGGCGGAGACCGCGCCATCGGCCGGAGCGGGCCTGGCCTTGAACAGAGTCGGGCCGTAGTGCGCGACGCCCGCGCCCAGGGCGACGCACAGCACGCAGAGGATCAGCCAGATCCACACGCCGGGGCCCATGACGCGGCGACGGGCGTACAGCGCCGGATCGCTGGGGGCGACGATTTCAGCAGGATCGGGAGCGGCGTTCATGAGGTCCATTCGTGCCCCAGGCGGCGACGCTTCGCAACGTCGTGCTTAGCTATTGAGCAGCTCCAGGAGGGCGGATTCGTCCGGACGCGGCGCGAAGGTCACAGACCCGGGTTCGGCGATGCCGCGCAGAGGGGCGGCGACGGCCTCGGAAAGGCAGAGGAAGCGCAGCGCGGACGCGGGCCGTTCGCGCAGGATCGCCGCCAGGGCCCGGGCCGCGCGGGGCGAATGCAGCAGCGCGGTGGCGGGCGCCTTCAGCCGCGCGAGGGTCTCGTCGGACGGGGCGCGCTCGAGGGTTTCGTAGACCGCCACACCCTTGGCCATCACCCCCCGGCCGCGCAGCATGCCGACGAGGTCGCCGGCCGGCTCCCGAGCCCCCGCCCAAAGCACCGGCCCAGAGGCCCCGCCGGCGATCAGTTCGCAGAGATCCTCGACATCGCCGTCCGCGCTGGAGACGGACGCGAAGCCCTCCGCTTGCGCCGCCTTGGCCGTGGCCCGGCCGACCGCGAACACTGGCACGCCGCGAGCGTCCGACAATCGCGCGAAGGCCTCGACGCCATTGGCGCTGGTGAAGGCCAAGGCGGTGACGTGGGAGAGATCGAGTTCGGCCTGCAGCGCCTCGACCGCCAGCAGGGGGTCGACGAGGGCCTCAAAGCCCAGGCCCCGCACGCGCTCGGCGGTGGCCAGGGCGCCGGGACGGGCGCGGGTGATCCAGACCGGCGCGCCCGCGCTCATGCCCTACTCCGGCAGCAGGATGGCGTCGCCGCCTTCGAGTCGGACCTGGGCGCCCAGGTCCAAGCCCAGGGCGCGGGCCTCGGTGATGTCATCCGCGCCCGACAGGATCGTCTCACCCTGGCGGCGGAAGCGCTGAGCGCCGTCCGGGGTCAGGGCCTCGACGATCAGGGTCAGGCGCGAACCGTCGAGCACGGCGCGGGCGCCGATGGCCGTCCGGCACGAGCCTTCCAGCGCGTAGAGCGCGCCGCGTTCAGCGGCGACGGCAAGGGTGGTTTCGCGGCAGCTAACGGCCTGCAGCCAGGGCGCATGGGCGTCTTCCAGGCGGGTCTCGATGACCAGGGCGCCCTGGCCCGGCGCCGGCGGGGCGGCGTCGGGGTCGAGCCAGCTCTTGGTGATGTGACCCAACCCCAGGCGGTTCAGGCCCGACTGGGCCAGCAGGATGGCGTCGGCCTCGCCGCGCTCCAGCTTGGCCAGGCGGGTGTCGACATTGCCGCGCAGCATGACGATCTCGAGATCGGGCCGCACGTGCAGGGCCTGGGCTTGGCGACGCAGGGAGGCGGTGCCCAGGCGCGCGCCCTTCGGCAGGTCTTCCAGCCGCTCGCAGATATTGCTGATGAAGGCGTCACGCGGGTCTTCACGCTCGGGCGTGGCGGCCAGGATCAGGCCCGGCGGCAGCTCGGCCGGCATGTCCTTCAGCGAGTGGACGGCGCAGTCGATGCGGCCGTCCAGCAGGGCTTCCTCGATTTCCTTGGTGAAGAGACCCTTGCCGCCGATCTCCATCAGGCGGCGATCCTGGATGCGGTCGCCGCTGGTGACGATCGGGATCAGCGGAGCGGCCGCCTCGATTTCTTCCTGGGAAGCGTCGAACGGAACGCCCAGCGCATGCGCGATCCGCGCCTGCATCAGCCCCGACTGGGCCAGGGAGAGCTTGGAGCCACGCGCCCCGATACGGATGGGAGGTTGCCGGGACACGGTCGGAACGTTACCTGCGGAGACAAGATTTCATCTTCGCTGCTACAGGAGCGGCGGGAAGCCCGCAACGAATGACTATCCTTACGGATTCTGCACTCACCATCCTCGGCCTGGAGACCAGCTGCGACGAGACCGCGGCCTCGGTCGTGCGCCGGGAGGCGGACGGTACGGTGACGGTGCTGTCGTCCGTAATCGGCACCCAGTTCGAACAGCACGCGCCGTTCGGCGGCGTGGTGCCCGAGATCGCCGCTCGCGCCCATGTGGAGTCGATCGACGCCATCGCCGCCGAGGCCATGCGCGCCTCGGGTCTGGGCTTCGATCAACTGGACGGCGTCGCCGCCACGGCTGGTCCCGGCCTGGTCGGCGGGGTCATGGTCGGCTTGGCGTTCGGCAAGGCCGTGTCGCTGGCGCGCGGCGTGCCGCTAGTCGCGGTCAATCACCTGGAAGGCCACGCGGTCTCGGCGCGCCTGGGCGCCGACATCGCCTATCCGTTCCTGCTGTTGCTAGTCTCCGGCGGCCATTGTCAGTTGCTGGAAGTCTCCGGCGTGGGAGCCTGCAAGCGCCGGGGCACCACGATCGACGACGCGGCCGGCGAGGCCTTCGACAAGATCGCCAAGAGCCTTGGCCTGCCCTATCCCGGCGGTCCGGCGCTGGAAAAGCTGGCGGTCGGCGGCGACGCGGCGCGCTATGCCCTGCCCCGCGCCCTGCTGGGCCGCAAGGATTGCGACTTCTCGTTCTCGGGCCTGAAGACGGCCGCCGCGCGGATCGCCGAGACCCTGACCACCGACGACGAGCGCCGCGATTTGGCCGCCGCCGTCCAGGCCGCCATCGCCCGCCAGCTGTCCGAGCGGGTCGACCGGGCCATGAAGCTCTACAAGGAAGGCCACGGGCCGGAAGACCTGCGCTTCGTCGTCGCCGGCGGCGTGGCCGCCAATGGCGCGGTGCGCGCGGTCCTGCTGGCCGACTGCGGGAAGAACGGCTTTTCGTTCGCCGCCCCGCCGCTGGCCTATTGCACCGACAACGCCGCCATGATCGCCCTGGCCGGGGCCGAGCGGCTGGCGCTGGGGATTTCCGACGACCTCGACGCCGTGGCCCGTCCGCGCTGGCCGCTGGACGAAGCCGCGGCGCTGGCCAACCCCGCCAACGCCTACGGACGCAAGGGAGCCAAGGCATGACCTTCCACCATGTAGGCGTCATCGGCGCCGGCGCCTGGGGCACGGCCCTGGCCCAGGTCTGCGCTCGCGCCGGTCTCCAGGTCACCTTGCAGGCCCGGGAGCCCGAGGTCGTGACGGCCGTCAACGAACGCCATGAGAACGCGGTGTTTCTTCCAGGCATCGCGCTGGAGCCATCGATCAGGGCGGTCACCGACCTGGCCGGCCTCGCCGACTGCGATCTGATCCTGGCCGTGGCCCCCGCTCAGCACCTGCGCGCGGCCCTCACCGCCTTCGCCCCCCACCACAAGGCCGGGGCGCCGATCCTGCTATGCTCCAAAGGCGTCGAGCAGGGCTCGCTGAAGCTGATGACCGAGGTGGCGGCCGAGGTCCTGCCCGGCGCGCCGATCGCGGTGCTTTCAGGGCCCAGCTTCGCTGGCGAAGTGGCGCGGAACCTGCCCGCCGCCGTCACCCTGGCCTGCGAGGACGAGGCCTTGGGCCGCGCCATCGCCGAGGCCATCGCCATCCCGACCTTCCGCCCCTACACGGCCAACGACCTGATCGGGGCCGAGGCCGGCGGAGCGGTGAAGAACGTCCTGGCCATCGCCTGCGGCATCGTCGAGGGCAAGGGCCTGGGCCGCAACGCCCACGCCACGGTGATCACCCGCGGGTTCGCCGAACTGACCCGCCTGGCCGTAACTCTCGGGGCCAAGCCCGAAACCGTCGCTGGCCTCTGCGGCTTGGGCGACCTCGTCTTGACCTGTTCCAGCCCGCAGTCGCGCAACATGAGCGTCGGCCTGGCCCTGGGCCAAGGCCTGACCCTGGAACAGGCCCTGGCCGGCAAGGTCTCGGTCGCTGAAGGGGTCGCCTCCGCCCCGGCCGTCCGCGCCCTGGCCCGCAAGGTCGGGGTCGAGGTTCCGATCTGCGAAGCCGTCGCCGCCATCCTGGCCGGCGAGGTCGAGGTCGACGCCGCCATCGCGGGCCTGCTCTCGCGACCGCTCAAATCCGAAGCCTGAACAAAAAGGATCGCCGCATGGCCCTCTTCGTCGTCTACTGCAAGGACAAGCCCGGCGCCCTCGAGACGCGCATGGCCACACGCCCGACCCATCTCGACTATCTGAACGGCGCGGGCCTGGTGAAGGCCGCCGGCCCGCTTCTGGACGACGCCGGTTCGCCCATCGGCTCGATGCTGATCGTCGAGGCCGAGGACCGCGCCGCCGCTCAGACCTTCGTCGACAACGACCCCTACACCCTGGCCGGCCTGTTCGAGAGCGTCGAGATCCAGGGATGGCGCGTGGGCGTCGGCTCGATCGGCTGAGGTTGCGCACCGACCCGGAAAACCCCGCCCGCCCCGCGCCGGGGACGGTGCTTTGCGCGCTGGACGAGATCGCCTCGCCCGGCTCGAAGGGCTTCCGCTGGCGCGAGGGCGACGCGATGTTCGCCGGCTTCGTGGTGCGTAAGGACGAACTGGTGGTCGGCTATCTCGACAGCTGTCCGCACGCCGGCTGGCCGCTGGCGGGCTTCGCCGGCCGCTACCTGACCCGCGAGAACGATCTGATCCTGTGCGCTGGCCACGCGGCCCTATTCAAGATCGAGGACGGGGCCTGCGTGGCGGGACCCTGTCCTGGCGACAAGCTGTTCCCCTGGCCCGTCCAGGTCCGCGACGGCCAGATCATCGTCGCCTGATACTCGCCAATAGGCTTAAGGTAAGGGACAAACAACCGCGAGGCTCGAACCATGGATCTGATTCTGCTAGAGCCCGGCGATCAGAGCCTGTTCAGTAGCCTTAGCGGACCCGACTGGAGCCAGGGCGAATCGCTGATCGATCCAGGCTGGGAGTTGGCCAATATCGGTCAATGCATCGAACTGGTGTCCATGCACCAGGGCATGAAGCAGCAGATCAGCACTGATGTCTCGGCCAACGCCAGGGTCTCGGGCCGGCCGATCATCACTGAGTTCACCTGCGTCAAGTACGTCGACAAGACCTCGGTCAAACTCTACGAACACTGCCTCAGCGCCAAGCCCATAGGGATCGGCGCCGGACAGCCCACCAAGCTCTACGTCGCGCGAAATTCCGGCGACAAGACCGCGAACATCATCACCGTGTCCCTTCGCGACGCAATCGTCAGCGAGATCCAGCTTCAGTCGCACCCCGACGACATGCCAACCGAGCAGTTCAAGCTGAATTTCACCGAGATCCTCTGGACCTATACGATCCAGAATACCGACCTAGCGGCGGCGGGGACTATCTCGGCCGGCTGGAGCCTGACCAGGAACAGGCCGATCACGGCGTTCACCGACTGAGCCCTTCCTTAAGACCTTCCGGCGCAAATTCCCCGCAACCGATTGTAGGGAACGACCATGGCCGCCGCCGACATGCACTTCGACGCCGAGACCGTCACCCACCGCGCCGGTCTGGCGAAGCTGC contains the following coding sequences:
- a CDS encoding COG4223 family protein; translation: MNAAPDPAEIVAPSDPALYARRRVMGPGVWIWLILCVLCVALGAGVAHYGPTLFKARPAPADGAVSAEPSPHAVADRVATGSALPVDAGTSAVAPPAADFERLDGRIAALESSQKSVTDAATAALAVSALAEATETSRPFGQELAGLQRVLPPSPDLRALSELATKGAPTRAGLAVQFGALAGRAASASRNPGPDADLFSRIRYALSSIVSIRHVGSTTGSTPDAMLARAQILLDDGDVEGAVEALDPLPDAARVVLAPWINAANRRIEIDRHVAAIRADALTDLSRVARTGAQGQP
- a CDS encoding uroporphyrinogen-III synthase, with translation MSAGAPVWITRARPGALATAERVRGLGFEALVDPLLAVEALQAELDLSHVTALAFTSANGVEAFARLSDARGVPVFAVGRATAKAAQAEGFASVSSADGDVEDLCELIAGGASGPVLWAGAREPAGDLVGMLRGRGVMAKGVAVYETLERAPSDETLARLKAPATALLHSPRAARALAAILRERPASALRFLCLSEAVAAPLRGIAEPGSVTFAPRPDESALLELLNS
- the hemC gene encoding hydroxymethylbilane synthase, giving the protein MSRQPPIRIGARGSKLSLAQSGLMQARIAHALGVPFDASQEEIEAAAPLIPIVTSGDRIQDRRLMEIGGKGLFTKEIEEALLDGRIDCAVHSLKDMPAELPPGLILAATPEREDPRDAFISNICERLEDLPKGARLGTASLRRQAQALHVRPDLEIVMLRGNVDTRLAKLERGEADAILLAQSGLNRLGLGHITKSWLDPDAAPPAPGQGALVIETRLEDAHAPWLQAVSCRETTLAVAAERGALYALEGSCRTAIGARAVLDGSRLTLIVEALTPDGAQRFRRQGETILSGADDITEARALGLDLGAQVRLEGGDAILLPE
- the tsaD gene encoding tRNA (adenosine(37)-N6)-threonylcarbamoyltransferase complex transferase subunit TsaD; translation: MTILTDSALTILGLETSCDETAASVVRREADGTVTVLSSVIGTQFEQHAPFGGVVPEIAARAHVESIDAIAAEAMRASGLGFDQLDGVAATAGPGLVGGVMVGLAFGKAVSLARGVPLVAVNHLEGHAVSARLGADIAYPFLLLLVSGGHCQLLEVSGVGACKRRGTTIDDAAGEAFDKIAKSLGLPYPGGPALEKLAVGGDAARYALPRALLGRKDCDFSFSGLKTAAARIAETLTTDDERRDLAAAVQAAIARQLSERVDRAMKLYKEGHGPEDLRFVVAGGVAANGAVRAVLLADCGKNGFSFAAPPLAYCTDNAAMIALAGAERLALGISDDLDAVARPRWPLDEAAALANPANAYGRKGAKA
- a CDS encoding NAD(P)H-dependent glycerol-3-phosphate dehydrogenase; protein product: MTFHHVGVIGAGAWGTALAQVCARAGLQVTLQAREPEVVTAVNERHENAVFLPGIALEPSIRAVTDLAGLADCDLILAVAPAQHLRAALTAFAPHHKAGAPILLCSKGVEQGSLKLMTEVAAEVLPGAPIAVLSGPSFAGEVARNLPAAVTLACEDEALGRAIAEAIAIPTFRPYTANDLIGAEAGGAVKNVLAIACGIVEGKGLGRNAHATVITRGFAELTRLAVTLGAKPETVAGLCGLGDLVLTCSSPQSRNMSVGLALGQGLTLEQALAGKVSVAEGVASAPAVRALARKVGVEVPICEAVAAILAGEVEVDAAIAGLLSRPLKSEA
- a CDS encoding YciI family protein, with translation MALFVVYCKDKPGALETRMATRPTHLDYLNGAGLVKAAGPLLDDAGSPIGSMLIVEAEDRAAAQTFVDNDPYTLAGLFESVEIQGWRVGVGSIG
- a CDS encoding Rieske (2Fe-2S) protein, encoding MARGRRLDRLRLRTDPENPARPAPGTVLCALDEIASPGSKGFRWREGDAMFAGFVVRKDELVVGYLDSCPHAGWPLAGFAGRYLTRENDLILCAGHAALFKIEDGACVAGPCPGDKLFPWPVQVRDGQIIVA
- a CDS encoding type VI secretion system tube protein Hcp; this encodes MDLILLEPGDQSLFSSLSGPDWSQGESLIDPGWELANIGQCIELVSMHQGMKQQISTDVSANARVSGRPIITEFTCVKYVDKTSVKLYEHCLSAKPIGIGAGQPTKLYVARNSGDKTANIITVSLRDAIVSEIQLQSHPDDMPTEQFKLNFTEILWTYTIQNTDLAAAGTISAGWSLTRNRPITAFTD